From Amycolatopsis sp. cg9, one genomic window encodes:
- a CDS encoding LuxR C-terminal-related transcriptional regulator, with amino-acid sequence MLERDVEIGVLDSSLRALVAGRSGVVAVEAAAGLGKTSLLRHLREAARAAGCVVLSARGAELERDFTFGAVRQLFEPVVAAAGGTELFTGAAGPAERLFTPSLDTADAPHSLYPLLSGLHWLLVNITATAPAVVLVDDAQWLDLPSSRFLGFLTQRLDSVAVLVVIARRTGEGEPGPIDHVLAAGDVRVLEPKGLSEAAVGQLAREVLGRDVAAELRAACHAITTGNPLLVRELLRFLGSSDRRPDATAAASVTAAGPDALRRHLVARLRRQPAEVRAVVSAVAVLGDGTDLQWVARQAGLPVLTTAAAAERLVGHGIFEHDNPPAFVHAVVRDVMLSQLPLVERSAQHQRAAGVMTEAGRPAEGIASHLLKTIPDSDPARVTALVAAANEAKAQGSPDNAAVYLRRALREPPPPELRSEVNRLLGNCEVHRLAPAEAEEHLRTALSLADTPGQRVMCAYSLARLRNACGATDEAIELLATAVGDLPPGVPAEVGAELEAELVGVARADIGSRSRLLEHLASFRRRPGRSLAVEKAHLSLESILAGPPAAEAPALARQALAGGRLSPDRTAIWAAVQTLVVADLLDEAERHLDRALGTALRRGLLFPLALTRGFLARVAFLRGDLGPAADHVARGSAGLPSPNFAAPVLDAVTTHLLIEAGRPDDADRVIHESVLPDGAEPRTVLDLWLLDARTRLRAEQDNPRAVLADALTCARCYRRWGAPELLDVPWRLRAGEAYRRLGDHERAGALVAEQLRIARSFGVARHIGTALRGAATLATDLADARRLLTESVELLEQSQARLELAKALTQLGTLLVHGSDQSGGRTALARAAELASACHAAALSDRIGRVTGGRGTPRRGGDHGFTPAEREVADLATSGLTNRQIADRLHLSAKTVEAHLSRAYRKAGVRSRTQLAARLAGAGRPPGSG; translated from the coding sequence GTGTTGGAGCGCGACGTCGAAATCGGGGTCCTGGACTCGTCGTTGCGGGCGCTGGTGGCCGGCCGCAGTGGGGTCGTCGCCGTGGAGGCGGCCGCCGGGCTCGGCAAGACGTCGTTGCTTCGGCACCTGCGAGAGGCAGCGCGGGCGGCGGGCTGCGTTGTGCTGTCCGCGCGGGGCGCCGAGCTCGAGCGGGACTTCACCTTCGGTGCCGTCCGGCAACTGTTCGAACCGGTGGTGGCCGCAGCCGGCGGCACGGAGCTGTTCACCGGCGCGGCCGGGCCGGCCGAGCGGCTCTTCACCCCGTCCCTCGACACGGCTGACGCGCCCCACTCGCTGTACCCGCTCCTGAGCGGGTTGCACTGGCTGCTGGTCAACATCACCGCGACCGCACCCGCCGTCGTCCTCGTCGACGACGCCCAGTGGCTGGACCTGCCGTCGTCCCGGTTCCTCGGGTTCCTGACGCAGCGGTTGGACAGCGTCGCGGTCCTGGTCGTCATCGCGCGCCGGACCGGCGAAGGGGAGCCCGGTCCGATCGACCACGTTCTGGCCGCCGGCGACGTGCGCGTGCTGGAACCGAAGGGCCTCAGCGAGGCCGCCGTCGGTCAGCTCGCCCGGGAGGTGCTCGGCCGGGACGTGGCGGCCGAGCTGCGGGCCGCGTGCCACGCCATCACCACCGGCAACCCGTTGCTGGTGCGCGAGTTGCTGCGGTTCCTGGGTTCCAGCGACCGCCGGCCGGACGCGACGGCGGCGGCCTCCGTCACGGCCGCCGGTCCCGACGCGTTGCGCCGGCACCTGGTCGCACGCCTGCGCCGCCAGCCCGCGGAGGTGCGGGCGGTGGTGTCCGCGGTGGCCGTGCTCGGTGACGGCACGGACCTGCAGTGGGTGGCCAGGCAGGCCGGCCTGCCGGTGCTCACGACGGCCGCGGCGGCCGAACGCCTGGTCGGCCACGGCATCTTCGAGCACGACAACCCGCCTGCCTTCGTCCACGCCGTCGTCCGGGACGTGATGCTGTCGCAGCTGCCGCTCGTCGAACGCAGCGCACAGCACCAGCGGGCGGCCGGGGTCATGACGGAGGCCGGTCGTCCGGCCGAAGGCATCGCCTCCCATCTGCTGAAAACCATCCCCGACAGCGACCCGGCCCGGGTGACCGCCCTCGTGGCGGCGGCGAACGAAGCCAAGGCACAGGGCTCGCCGGACAACGCGGCCGTGTACCTGCGACGGGCCCTGCGCGAACCCCCACCGCCGGAGCTGCGGTCGGAGGTGAACCGGCTGCTGGGCAACTGCGAGGTCCACCGGCTGGCTCCCGCCGAAGCCGAGGAGCACCTGCGGACGGCGTTGTCCCTGGCGGACACCCCTGGCCAGCGGGTCATGTGCGCCTACAGCCTGGCTCGGCTGCGCAACGCGTGCGGGGCGACGGACGAAGCGATCGAGCTGCTGGCCACGGCCGTCGGTGACCTGCCGCCCGGGGTGCCTGCCGAGGTGGGCGCGGAACTGGAAGCCGAGCTGGTCGGCGTGGCCCGGGCCGACATCGGGTCCCGATCCCGGTTGCTCGAGCACCTCGCGTCGTTCCGCCGCCGACCGGGGCGGTCGCTCGCCGTCGAAAAAGCCCACCTGTCACTGGAATCGATCCTGGCCGGCCCGCCGGCGGCCGAAGCACCCGCGCTGGCCCGGCAGGCACTGGCCGGTGGCCGCCTGAGCCCGGACCGGACCGCGATCTGGGCGGCGGTGCAGACCCTCGTCGTCGCCGACCTGCTCGACGAGGCCGAACGGCACCTCGACCGGGCCCTCGGCACCGCGCTCCGGCGCGGCCTGTTGTTCCCGCTCGCCCTCACCCGGGGTTTTCTCGCCCGCGTCGCGTTCCTGCGCGGTGACCTCGGGCCGGCCGCCGACCACGTGGCCCGGGGAAGCGCGGGCCTGCCGTCGCCCAACTTCGCGGCACCGGTGCTCGACGCGGTCACCACGCACCTGCTGATCGAGGCGGGCCGGCCGGACGACGCCGACCGGGTGATCCACGAGAGCGTGCTCCCGGACGGGGCCGAGCCGCGCACGGTCCTGGACCTGTGGCTGCTGGACGCCCGCACCCGGCTGCGCGCCGAGCAGGACAACCCGCGGGCGGTGCTGGCCGACGCCCTGACCTGTGCGCGGTGTTACCGGCGGTGGGGCGCGCCGGAGCTGCTGGACGTGCCGTGGCGGCTGCGCGCGGGCGAGGCGTACCGCCGGCTCGGCGACCACGAACGGGCCGGGGCGCTGGTCGCCGAGCAGCTGCGCATCGCCCGGTCGTTCGGTGTCGCCCGGCACATCGGCACCGCCCTGCGCGGAGCCGCCACCCTCGCCACGGACCTCGCCGACGCCCGCCGGCTGCTGACCGAGTCGGTCGAACTGCTGGAGCAGAGCCAGGCCCGGCTGGAACTGGCGAAGGCCCTGACCCAGCTGGGGACCCTGCTGGTCCACGGCTCCGACCAGTCCGGCGGGCGGACCGCGCTGGCCCGGGCCGCCGAGCTGGCCTCGGCGTGCCACGCGGCGGCTCTGTCCGACCGGATCGGCCGGGTCACGGGCGGCCGGGGCACCCCGCGCCGGGGAGGTGACCACGGGTTCACCCCGGCGGAACGGGAAGTCGCCGACCTCGCCACGAGCGGCCTGACCAACCGGCAGATCGCCGATCGGCTCCACCTCAGCGCGAAGACCGTCGAGGCGCACCTCAGCCGCGCGTACCGCAAGGCGGGCGTGCGCTCCCGGACCCAGCTCGCGGCGCGCCTGGCCGGCGCGGGACGCCCACCCGGTTCCGGGTGA
- a CDS encoding MFS transporter, which yields MSAPENKTSPRAVWWLLATVLVVELMDLLDSTIVNVAGPALERSLGASPVGLQWVIGGYALTLGAGLVLGGRLGDRFGRRPMFLFGLVAFTLASLLCAIAPSIGVLIAFRLVQGVAGAMMLPQGLGILRDNLTPRELTKALAVFGPVLGLGGVLGPVLGGALVDWDLFGLGWRLVFLVNVPVGLAALATAWRLVPRGSATRTLRVDVVGAVLVAAASALLVLPLNEGQSSGWPLWTWLSLSAAAIGYAGFALWQRSAVRRDRAPLVTPSLFGKSAFTVGLVAVALFFGGLIGTQLVLTFFLQLGQGFTAGQAGLGNLPVALGTAVGGGISGGLLAAKLGRRVLQAGAAVQLAGVAWLWFALADTTGFTIWQIVPGGTVAGIGAGIVIAAVFNTVLGAVDDDEVGSASGVLSAVQSIGGSVGVAVFSTVFFAGALTGQATDSFRDALVVQAIVIALFLLISPLFPRRARPDDTDATPVRAAPSSLAADGFR from the coding sequence ATGTCCGCACCGGAGAACAAGACATCGCCGCGGGCGGTGTGGTGGCTGCTGGCCACCGTGCTCGTCGTCGAGCTGATGGATCTGCTCGACTCGACGATCGTCAACGTGGCGGGACCGGCGCTGGAGCGGTCCCTGGGCGCGAGCCCGGTCGGGTTGCAGTGGGTCATCGGCGGCTACGCCTTGACTCTCGGCGCGGGCCTGGTGCTGGGTGGACGGCTCGGTGACCGCTTCGGCCGGCGGCCCATGTTCCTGTTCGGGCTCGTGGCCTTCACCCTCGCGTCGCTGCTGTGCGCGATCGCGCCGAGCATCGGCGTGCTGATCGCCTTCCGGCTGGTCCAGGGCGTGGCCGGGGCGATGATGCTGCCCCAGGGGCTGGGCATCCTGCGCGACAACCTCACTCCCCGGGAGCTCACGAAGGCCCTCGCCGTCTTCGGCCCGGTGCTCGGCCTCGGCGGCGTGCTCGGCCCGGTGCTGGGCGGCGCGCTGGTCGACTGGGACCTGTTCGGCCTCGGCTGGCGGCTGGTGTTCCTGGTCAACGTCCCCGTCGGGCTCGCCGCGCTGGCGACGGCCTGGCGGCTGGTGCCCCGCGGCAGCGCAACCAGGACGCTGCGAGTGGACGTGGTCGGCGCGGTGCTCGTCGCCGCGGCCTCGGCGTTGCTCGTTCTCCCGCTCAACGAGGGGCAGTCCTCGGGGTGGCCGCTGTGGACGTGGCTGTCGTTGTCGGCCGCGGCGATCGGTTACGCGGGATTCGCGCTGTGGCAGCGTTCCGCTGTGCGCCGGGATCGTGCGCCGCTGGTCACCCCGAGCCTGTTCGGCAAGTCCGCGTTCACCGTCGGACTGGTCGCGGTCGCGCTGTTCTTCGGCGGGCTCATCGGCACCCAGCTGGTGCTGACGTTCTTCCTGCAGCTCGGTCAGGGGTTCACCGCCGGGCAGGCCGGGCTCGGCAACCTCCCGGTCGCGCTGGGGACCGCCGTCGGCGGCGGCATCAGCGGCGGGCTGCTCGCCGCCAAGCTCGGCCGTAGGGTGTTGCAGGCCGGGGCCGCCGTCCAGCTCGCCGGTGTCGCGTGGTTGTGGTTCGCCCTGGCCGACACCACCGGTTTCACGATCTGGCAGATCGTGCCCGGCGGCACCGTCGCGGGCATCGGCGCGGGCATCGTGATCGCCGCGGTGTTCAACACCGTGCTCGGCGCCGTCGACGACGACGAAGTCGGCTCCGCCTCCGGTGTGCTGTCCGCGGTCCAATCGATCGGGGGGTCGGTCGGTGTCGCGGTGTTCAGCACCGTGTTCTTCGCCGGCGCCCTCACCGGCCAGGCCACCGACAGCTTCCGCGACGCCCTCGTCGTCCAGGCGATCGTCATCGCGCTGTTCCTGCTCATCTCACCGCTGTTCCCCCGGCGCGCCCGCCCCGACGACACCGACGCCACGCCGGTGAGGGCCGCGCCGTCCTCCCTCGCCGCCGACGGCTTCCGCTGA
- a CDS encoding RNA polymerase sigma factor — MLMIEGVAAPPPAARVSSVSEDGAANGAADDLARRFAAGEPEALRAVFDRHGPAVQRLARASLRDPADVDDVVQATFVSAWSGRHTYDPDKAGLPAWLLGITRRRVVDLLRARGRRQRDADAIAAAAPAEEGVAESPERVLDRLVVVDGLSRLPDPQREVLQLAFYADLTHTQIAERTGLPLGTVKSHLRRGMQNLRSQLDRAPEEVNDAAPGPRSARAARS; from the coding sequence ATGCTGATGATCGAAGGTGTCGCCGCGCCGCCGCCTGCGGCTAGGGTGTCGTCCGTGTCCGAAGATGGCGCGGCGAACGGCGCAGCCGACGATCTCGCCCGCCGGTTCGCCGCGGGCGAGCCGGAGGCGTTGCGTGCGGTGTTCGATCGCCACGGACCCGCGGTGCAACGGCTGGCCAGAGCCAGCTTGCGCGATCCCGCCGACGTCGACGACGTCGTGCAGGCGACGTTCGTCTCCGCGTGGAGCGGCCGGCACACCTACGACCCGGACAAGGCGGGGTTGCCGGCTTGGCTGCTGGGGATCACGCGGCGCCGCGTCGTCGATCTGCTGCGGGCGCGTGGTCGCCGGCAGCGGGACGCCGACGCGATCGCCGCCGCCGCACCGGCGGAGGAGGGCGTGGCCGAATCGCCGGAGCGCGTGCTCGACCGGCTGGTCGTCGTCGACGGGCTGAGCCGGCTGCCCGACCCGCAGCGGGAAGTCCTCCAGCTGGCCTTCTACGCTGACCTCACCCACACTCAGATAGCCGAGCGAACCGGGCTGCCGCTGGGCACGGTGAAGAGCCACCTCCGCCGCGGGATGCAGAACCTGCGCTCTCAGCTCGACCGCGCACCGGAGGAGGTGAACGATGCCGCACCCGGACCCCGATCGGCTCGTGCTGCTCGCTCTTGA
- a CDS encoding MarR family winged helix-turn-helix transcriptional regulator, giving the protein MASFTWRAESPGVGNAVMERLQEVGVLTRVIEQCLSGALGINATDLAAMEHLTTDGPLTAKELADRLRVSTAASTHIVDRLEKAGHVVRRPHATDRRKVLVEPVAESMNQVFGHLHPLLHGVEGLVEALSPGDRDVVQAFLTGVVQIYTDTADSFTQG; this is encoded by the coding sequence ATGGCTTCCTTCACGTGGCGGGCCGAGTCACCAGGCGTGGGCAACGCGGTGATGGAGCGCCTGCAAGAGGTGGGCGTCTTGACGCGGGTCATCGAGCAGTGCTTGAGCGGCGCACTGGGGATCAACGCCACGGACCTGGCCGCGATGGAGCACCTCACCACCGACGGCCCGCTGACCGCCAAGGAACTCGCGGACAGGCTGCGGGTCTCCACCGCGGCGAGCACGCACATCGTGGACCGGCTCGAGAAGGCCGGGCACGTCGTCCGCCGCCCGCACGCGACCGATCGCCGCAAAGTGCTGGTCGAGCCGGTCGCCGAGTCGATGAACCAGGTCTTCGGCCACCTGCACCCGCTGCTGCACGGCGTGGAAGGCCTCGTCGAGGCACTGAGCCCCGGCGACCGGGACGTCGTCCAGGCGTTCTTGACCGGTGTCGTGCAGATCTACACCGACACGGCGGATTCCTTCACCCAGGGCTGA
- a CDS encoding DUF4397 domain-containing protein — protein sequence MKSPLRSLALLASTGLLATLSVALPGIAAAAGESMVSVVHGIPGQPVDVYVNGKKTLDNFQPAAVAGPLSLAAGTYDVALTKPGEAATSAILENKSLAVPGGKNLSLVAHLDTGGKPALTAFVNDTAKIAAGKARLVVRHTAAAPAVDVRAGGKPAFPGLTNPKEAMADLPAGTVSADVTLAGTGTVVLGPKDLDLAAGTSTIVYAIGSADAKTLALTAQTIKDLGGAPSSMPTGTGGLAADDTATWWPALSVSGVVLVLLGIVLLFRRRAENQPR from the coding sequence ATGAAATCCCCTCTGCGTTCACTCGCCCTACTGGCCTCGACCGGGCTCCTGGCCACGCTTTCGGTCGCGCTGCCCGGGATCGCGGCGGCGGCCGGCGAGTCGATGGTGTCGGTGGTGCACGGCATTCCCGGCCAGCCGGTCGACGTCTACGTCAACGGGAAGAAGACACTCGACAACTTCCAGCCGGCCGCCGTCGCCGGACCGCTGAGCCTGGCCGCCGGCACCTACGACGTCGCGCTGACCAAACCGGGCGAGGCGGCCACCAGCGCGATCCTGGAGAACAAGAGCCTCGCGGTACCGGGTGGCAAGAACCTCAGCCTGGTCGCACACCTCGACACCGGGGGCAAGCCCGCGCTGACCGCGTTCGTCAACGACACCGCGAAGATCGCCGCGGGCAAGGCGCGGCTGGTGGTCCGGCACACCGCCGCCGCCCCGGCGGTGGACGTCCGGGCCGGGGGCAAGCCCGCGTTCCCCGGTCTGACCAACCCGAAGGAAGCCATGGCCGACCTGCCCGCGGGAACGGTCAGCGCCGACGTGACGCTCGCCGGAACCGGCACCGTCGTGCTCGGTCCGAAGGATCTGGACCTCGCGGCGGGCACCTCGACCATCGTGTACGCCATCGGCTCCGCCGACGCCAAGACGCTCGCGCTCACCGCGCAGACCATCAAGGACCTGGGCGGCGCGCCCTCCTCGATGCCCACCGGCACCGGCGGCCTGGCCGCCGACGACACCGCCACCTGGTGGCCGGCGCTGTCGGTGAGCGGCGTCGTGCTGGTGCTCCTCGGCATCGTCCTGCTGTTCCGGCGTCGCGCGGAGAACCAGCCGCGGTGA
- a CDS encoding class F sortase has product MNRDRRGGASRQFAGTHRPAAIALITAGVLAIVTGTLLANGMEPSGGPAPIVTRLEQPAAPPLTGSARPAPDEPPVRPVRLSIPRIGVTAKVTPAGVDQAGAFSVPPSVDTVGWYRFGPALDSPAGSLVIGGHVDSASAGPGAFFRLRELDPGSTLSLTGEDGATRSYVVVAREQIPKDEIDLQPYFATTGSPRITLFTCGGSFDRVARSYRDNIVVTAVPT; this is encoded by the coding sequence GTGAACCGGGACCGACGCGGCGGTGCGTCCCGGCAGTTCGCCGGGACGCACCGTCCCGCAGCCATTGCGCTCATCACCGCCGGGGTACTGGCGATCGTGACCGGAACCCTGCTGGCCAACGGGATGGAGCCGTCCGGCGGCCCGGCACCGATCGTCACACGGCTGGAGCAACCGGCTGCGCCCCCACTCACCGGATCCGCGCGACCGGCCCCGGATGAACCGCCGGTCCGGCCGGTGCGCCTGAGCATCCCCCGGATCGGCGTCACGGCGAAGGTCACGCCCGCGGGGGTCGACCAAGCCGGCGCTTTTTCGGTCCCGCCGAGCGTCGACACCGTCGGCTGGTACCGGTTCGGGCCGGCCCTGGACAGCCCGGCCGGCTCGCTCGTGATCGGCGGTCACGTCGACAGCGCCTCCGCCGGCCCCGGCGCGTTCTTCCGGCTGCGCGAACTCGATCCGGGTTCGACGCTGTCGCTGACCGGCGAGGACGGGGCGACCCGTTCCTACGTGGTCGTCGCCCGCGAACAGATACCCAAGGACGAGATCGACCTGCAGCCGTACTTCGCCACCACCGGAAGTCCCCGCATCACCCTGTTCACGTGCGGCGGTTCCTTCGACCGCGTGGCCAGGAGCTACCGGGACAACATCGTCGTCACCGCCGTACCGACGTGA
- a CDS encoding DUF3253 domain-containing protein, translated as MTGPRQELERIRDGGGPGAEHARVALTASPDRLRAAILALAAGRGAGSSTCPSDAARAVADDWRPLLPRARELARELARDGRVRITQGDRVLDPGGEWRGPIRIRSGST; from the coding sequence GTGACCGGACCGCGGCAGGAGCTGGAGCGCATCCGCGACGGTGGCGGCCCCGGCGCGGAACACGCCCGGGTTGCGCTGACGGCCTCGCCTGACCGGCTGCGGGCCGCCATCTTGGCGCTGGCGGCAGGCCGAGGCGCCGGCAGCAGTACCTGCCCGTCCGATGCGGCCCGGGCGGTGGCCGACGACTGGCGCCCCCTGCTTCCGCGGGCGCGTGAGCTGGCCAGGGAACTCGCCCGGGACGGGCGGGTGCGCATCACCCAGGGCGACCGGGTTCTCGACCCCGGCGGGGAATGGCGGGGACCGATCAGGATCCGGAGCGGTAGCACCTGA
- a CDS encoding anti-sigma factor domain-containing protein, which produces MPHPDPDRLVLLALDEQRPDAADTAHLDSCAHCREEVESLRAVAGLGREASAETSLPPVSEAVWERIAAETGQVSGPPSDDDGERVRELRRPGGERASGRRFSRYAVVAAAAAAVGVAGTLIIVNTGGGEDRVVAEAQLDPQVSAPAGATGRVRIVDSGSGALRLKVQLSGMPAPAGLYEIWLYDGGKTMIPLGVTAGTEAEVSVPPNLALSSYPVVDVSAQELGQQEHGVSMLQGKLRT; this is translated from the coding sequence ATGCCGCACCCGGACCCCGATCGGCTCGTGCTGCTCGCTCTTGACGAGCAACGCCCCGACGCGGCGGACACCGCCCACCTCGACAGCTGCGCCCACTGCCGCGAAGAGGTCGAGTCGCTGCGTGCCGTCGCGGGGCTGGGTCGTGAAGCGAGCGCGGAAACGTCGCTGCCGCCGGTGTCCGAAGCCGTCTGGGAGCGGATCGCCGCCGAGACCGGTCAGGTGAGCGGCCCGCCGTCCGACGACGACGGTGAGCGGGTGCGGGAGCTTCGGCGCCCCGGCGGCGAGCGGGCGAGTGGCCGCCGGTTCTCGCGCTACGCGGTCGTGGCGGCCGCTGCCGCGGCGGTCGGCGTGGCCGGCACCCTGATCATCGTGAACACCGGTGGTGGGGAAGATCGGGTCGTCGCGGAGGCGCAGCTGGATCCCCAGGTGTCCGCCCCGGCGGGCGCGACCGGTCGCGTCCGGATCGTCGACTCCGGCTCGGGGGCCCTGCGGCTGAAGGTCCAGTTGTCCGGCATGCCGGCGCCGGCCGGGTTGTACGAAATCTGGTTGTACGACGGCGGGAAGACGATGATCCCCCTCGGGGTGACCGCCGGCACCGAAGCCGAGGTCTCCGTGCCCCCCAACCTGGCCCTGAGCAGCTACCCGGTGGTCGACGTTTCCGCGCAGGAGCTCGGGCAGCAGGAACACGGGGTCAGCATGCTGCAGGGGAAACTCCGCACCTGA